In a genomic window of Scyliorhinus torazame isolate Kashiwa2021f chromosome 5, sScyTor2.1, whole genome shotgun sequence:
- the LOC140420795 gene encoding uncharacterized protein, giving the protein MLTHQWVHSEERPFKCPNCVKSFKISGSLIFHQNVHTDERRFKCPDCRKCFKSSWELMAHQQVHTEERPFKCPECEKCFKRSWELMAHQRVHTDERPFKCPDCGKCFKRSGNLMSHQQVHTDERPFKCPDCAKRFKSSGNLMFHQRVHTDERPFKCPDCGKCFKGSWELMSHQRVHTDERPFKCPNCGKCFKSSSDLISHQRVHTDERPFKCPDCGKCFKSSSEQMSHQRVHTDERPFNCPDCAMCFKRSSELMSHLRVHTDERPFKCSDCEKCFKSSRNLMFHQRVHTDERPFKCPDCGKCFKRSWELMAHQRVHTDERPFICLDCAKCFKSSSELMSHQRVHTDERPFKCSDCGKCFKTSRNLLSHERVHTDERPFKCPDCEKGFRSSGNLMSHQQVHTDERPFKCLDCEKFFKSFSDLISHQRVHTDERPFKCPICGKCFKRSSERMSHQHVHTDERPFKCTDGGKCFKRSRNLMTHQ; this is encoded by the coding sequence ATGCTGACacaccagtgggttcacagtgaggagagaccatttaaatgcccaaaTTGCGTGAAGTCTTTCAAAATCTCCGGGAGTCTGATATTCCATCAGAACGTTCACACCGATGAGAGacgttttaaatgcccagactgtaggaagtgctttaaaagttcctggGAACTGATGGCCCATCAACAAGTTCACACTGAAGAGAGACCATTTAAGTGCCCAGAATGTGAGAAGTGTTTTAAACGTTCCTGGGAACTGATGgcccatcaacgagttcacactgatgagaggcctTTTAAgtgcccagactgtgggaagtgctttaaaagatcCGGGAACCTGATGTCCCATCAACAAGTTcatactgatgagagaccttttaaatgtccagactgcgcaAAACGCTTCAAAAGTTCCGGGAACCTGATGTtccatcaacgagttcacactgatgagagaccttttaaatgcccagactgtggtaAGTGCTTTAAAGGTTCCTGGGAACTGATgtctcatcaacgtgttcacactgatgagagaccttttaaatgcccaaactgcgggaagtgctttaaaagttcctcGGATTTGATAtcccatcaacgagttcacactgatgagagaccttttaaatgcccagactgtgggaagtgctttaaaagttcctcGGAACAGATGtcccatcaacgagttcacactgatgagcgcCCATTTAACTGCCCAGACTGCGCAATGTGCTTTAAACGTTCCTCAGAGCTAATGTCCCATCTACGTGTTCATACTGACgaaagaccttttaaatgctcagactgcgagaagtgctttaaaagttcccgCAACCTGATGTtccatcaacgagttcacactgatgagagaccttttaaatgcccagattGCGGGAAGTGCTTTAAACGTTCCTGGGAATTGATGgcccatcaacgagttcacactgatgagagaccttttatatGCCTCGACTGCgcaaagtgctttaaaagttcctcAGAACTAatgtcccatcaacgagtgcacactgatgagagaccttttaaatgctcagactgcgggaagtgctttaaaacctCCAGGAACCTGTTGTCCCATGAACGAGTTCACacagatgagagaccttttaaatgcccagactgcgaAAAGGGCTTTAGAAGTTCTGGAAACCTGATgtcccatcagcaagttcacacagatgagagaccttttaaatgcctagACTGTGAGAAGTTCTTCAAAAGTTTTTCAGATCTGATAtcccatcaacgagttcacactgatgagagaccttttaaatgcccaatctgcgggaagtgctttaaacGTTCGTCGGAACGGATgtcccatcaacatgttcacactgatgagagaccttttaaatgcacgGATGGCGGGAAATGCTTTAAACGTTCCAGGAACTTGATGACGCATCAAtga